From the genome of Hymenobacter cellulosilyticus, one region includes:
- the porT gene encoding type IX secretion/gliding motility protein PorT/SprT, giving the protein MATPHVWHQLHLHGAKVAALAALTLVAGLAPHTSLAQKKSKSSASRGGGGHVRSITVNNNPGYDDKWFHPGFYIAPNFSRFKIEQSAAYVQGIQNGKAVSANSLISPGLSVGFIGDVRLADYFNVRFTPGVSFLTRRIEFKPYGYEPADSVFTQEIGGTQIDLPLLLKFKSERRRNARVYVVGGVKPSINVGNRRKDPLRNQLQAASGDLAIEYG; this is encoded by the coding sequence ATGGCAACCCCTCACGTTTGGCATCAGCTCCATTTACACGGCGCAAAAGTAGCCGCCCTGGCGGCTCTGACACTGGTGGCCGGCTTGGCCCCGCACACTAGCCTCGCGCAGAAAAAAAGTAAATCCAGCGCCAGCCGGGGAGGCGGCGGGCATGTAAGGTCCATTACCGTCAACAACAACCCGGGCTACGACGACAAGTGGTTTCACCCGGGCTTCTACATTGCCCCCAACTTCTCCCGCTTCAAGATTGAGCAGTCGGCGGCGTATGTTCAGGGCATTCAGAACGGTAAGGCCGTATCGGCCAATTCACTGATAAGCCCGGGCCTGTCGGTCGGCTTTATCGGGGACGTGCGCCTGGCCGATTACTTTAATGTGCGGTTTACCCCGGGCGTGAGCTTTCTCACCCGGCGCATCGAGTTTAAGCCCTACGGCTACGAGCCGGCCGATTCGGTGTTCACCCAGGAAATCGGAGGGACCCAGATTGATTTGCCGCTGCTGCTCAAGTTTAAATCGGAACGGCGGCGCAACGCCCGCGTGTACGTGGTGGGCGGTGTCAAGCCCAGCATCAACGTGGGTAACCGGCGCAAAGACCCGTTGCGCAACCAGCTGCAAGCTGCCAGCGGCGACTTGGCCATTGAGTACGGGTAG